The Coffea arabica cultivar ET-39 chromosome 1e, Coffea Arabica ET-39 HiFi, whole genome shotgun sequence genome has a window encoding:
- the LOC113702507 gene encoding serine--glyoxylate aminotransferase, translating into MDYVNGPGRNHLFVPGPVNIPDQIIRAMNRNNEDYRSPAIPAMTKILLEDVKKIFKTESGTPFLIPTTGTGAWESALTNTLSPGDRIVSFLIGQFSLLWIDQQQRLNFNVDVIESEWGQGANLDILASKLAEDTAHTIKAICIVHNETATGVTNNLATVRKILDHYNHPALFVVDGVSSICALDFRMDEWGVDVALTGSQKALSLPTGIGIVCASPKALEASKTAKSVRVFFDWKDYLKFYKLGTYWPYTPSIHLLYGLRAALDLIFEEGLENVFARHARLAKATRLAMEAWGLKNCTQKEEWYSDTVTAVLVPPNIDSSEIVRRAWKRYNLSLGLGLNKVAGKVFRIGHLGNLNELQLLGCLAGVEMVLKDVGYPVKLGSGVGAACAYLQNTTPLIPSRI; encoded by the exons ATGGACTACGTTAATGGACCTGGACGGAACCATCTCTTTGTGCCGGGACCTGTCAATATACCAGACCAGATCATCCGTGCAATGAACAGGAATAATGAGGATTATCGCTCTCCAGCCATTCCAGCCATGACCAAAATCTTGCTTGAGGATGTCAAGAAGATTTTTAAGACTGAAAGTGGAACCCCATTTCTGATCCCAACCACAG GGACTGGTGCATGGGAAAGTGCACTTACCAACACCTTATCACCAGGAGATCGCATTGTATCTTTCCTAATTGGACAATTCAGTTTGTTGTGGATTGACCAACAGCAGCGTCTTAACTTCAATGTGGATGTCATTGAAAGTGAATGGGGTCAAGGAGCAAATCTTGATATTTTGGCCTCAAAACTAGCAGAAGATACAGCACATACTATCAAGGCCATCTGCATCGTGCACAATGAAACAGCAACTGGTGTAACCAACAACTTGGCTACTGTTAGAAAGATTCTTG ATCACTACAACCATCCAGCACTCTTTGTTGTTGATGGTGTTTCCTCCATTTGTGCACTTGATTTCCGCATGGATGAATGGGGAGTAGATGTGGCACTAACTGGCTCTCAGAAAGCTCTTTCTCTCCCAACTGGCATAGGAATCGTTTGTGCAAGCCCCAAGGCTCTTGAGGCTTCCAAAACAGCAAAATCTGTTAGAGTCTTCTTTGACTGGAAGGACTACCTGAAGTTCTATAAGTTGGGAACATATTGGCCATACACTCCATCCATTCATCTTCTATATGGTCTAAGAGCAGCTTTGGATCTCATATTTGAGGAAGGACTTGAGAATGTATTTGCCAGGCATGCTCGCTTAGCCAAAGCAACAAG ACTTGCTATGGAAGCATGGGGCTTGAAAAATTGCACCCAAAAGGAGGAATGGTACAGTGATACAGTCACTGCTGTGCTTGTTCCTCCTAACATTGACAGTTCAGAAATTGTTAGAAGGGCCTGGAAGAGATACAACTTAAGCTTGGGTCTGGGGCTGAACAAAGTTGCTGGAAAGGTTTTCAGAATAGGGCATCTTGGCAACTTAAATGAG TTGCAACTACTTGGCTGTCTTGCTGGAGTGGAGATGGTACTCAAGGATGTTGGTTACCCTGTTAAGCTAGGTAGTGGAGTGGGAGCTGCTTGTGCATACCTACAGAACACCACTCCCTTGATTCCTTCCAGGATCTAA
- the LOC113702568 gene encoding putative pentatricopeptide repeat-containing protein At1g17630 produces the protein MLHAAVTIASHSSNSVLRPFHSLSRCLTTPSIGQNSKTRSNAADSGLVDFFDHLLQQCINGDHLRQLKQTHSQIIHTSTFLSPFLAARLVSVYSKFGLLKDARKVFDTISSLDESFITRNMLLWNSILRANVVQGEYNEALRLYCEMRKVGVLPDGFGFPLIVKASGRAMVGESNYKLCTSVHCHVVQLGFRDHMHVVNELLGMYGKIGRMDIACKLFDRMPVRTQISWNVMVSGFANNSDCENASKMFDRMELEGWEPNSVTWTSLLSSFGKCGSGEETLRLYRMMREKGVEVTAEAVAVVLSVCADMNAFCTAANLHGYVIKGGFSNYSFVVNSLICVCGKNCAAKEAESLFSGLESKNIVSWNALISCYAESGLCDEAFALFSQMGKLHDGYAELKPNVITWSAVISGFAAKGRFEESLEIFRQMQIAEVAGNPVTIASTLTACAGLSAHCLGKEIHAHVTRTLLDKKVLVGNGLINMYMKCACPEEANLVFEGLGTRDLFSWNTMIAGYGMLGLGDTALKFFYNMINIGFKPDKVTFVAVLSACSHAGLVAEGRKLFDQMVRDFRIESQMEHYACVVDLLGRAGLVLEAIDFVKNMPIEPNACVWGALLNSCKMYKNTDAAEETAAQIFGLEPEMTGSYMLISNLYAAQGRWEDSAKVRHSAKTVGLKKSPGRSWIEVKKKVHAFLAGEALDSGMEEIYRVLDYLSLQMEMESYALCQKSTSQLALEEECVANI, from the coding sequence ATGCTTCATGCTGCTGTCACTATAGCTTCTCATTCATCAAATTCAGTATTGCGTCCCTTCCATTCCCTTTCTCGTTGTCTCACCACTCCATCTATTGGGCAAAATAGCAAGACTAGAAGCAATGCGGCTGATAGTGGGCTTGTGGATTTCTTTGATCACCTTCTTCAGCAATGCATCAATGGAGACCATCTCAGACAACTCAAGCAAACCCACTCTCAGATCATTCACACTTCAACGTTTTTGTCGCCTTTCTTGGCTGCCAGACTTGTATCTGTGTACTCAAAATTTGGGCTTCTTAAGGATGCACGCAAGGTGTTTGACACAATTTCTTCGCTTGATGAAAGTTTCATTACGAGAAATATGCTTTTGTGGAACTCCATATTAAGGGCTAATGTAGTGCAGGGGGAGTATAACGAGGCGCTTAGGCTGTACTGTGAGATGAGAAAAGTTGGGGTTTTGCCTGATGGGTTTGGTTTTCCTTTAATTGTAAAGGCTAGCGGTAGGGCCATGGTGGGCGAAAGTAACTATAAACTGTGTACGAGTGTTCATTGCCACGTGGTCCAATTGGGGTTCCGAGATCACATGCATGTTGTCAATGAGTTGTTGGGAATGTATGGAAAGATTGGGCGAATGGATATTGCGTGTAAATTGTTTGATAGAATGCCTGTGAGaactcaaatttcatggaatgTTATGGTGTCTGGTTTTGCAAATAATTCTGACTGTGAAAATGCTTCTAAGATGTTTGATAGGATGGAATTAGAAGGGTGGGAGCCGAATTCTGTGACTTGGACTTCTTTGTTATCAAGTTTTGGTAAATGTGGGAGTGGTGAGGAGACATTAAGATTGTACAGAATGATGAGGGAGAAAGGTGTTGAGGTTACGGCTGAAGCGGTTGCAGTGGTTCTGTCAGTTTGTGCTGATATGAATGCATTTTGCACGGCTGCGAACTTACATGGATATGTTATAAAGGGTGGGTTCTCCAACTATTCATTTGTTGTAAACTCGTTGATATGTGTGTGTGGAAAAAACTGTGCTGCGAAAGAGGCAGAGAGTTTATTTTCAGGGTTGGAATCAAAGAATATAGTCAGCTGGAATGCTTTGATATCATGCTATGCTGAATCAGGGTTATGTGACGAGGCTTTTGCTCTGTTCTCACAGATGGGAAAGTTACATGATGGTTATGCAGAGTTAAAACCAAATGTAATAACTTGGAGTGCTGTTATTAGTGGATTTGCCGCAAAGGGACGGTTTGAGGAGTCTTTGGAAATCTTTCGGCAAATGCAGATTGCTGAAGTAGCAGGCAACCCTGTCACAATTGCTAGTACTTTGACTGCTTGTGCGGGGTTATCGGCACATTGTCTAGGGAAAGAAATCCATGCCCATGTCACCAGAACTCTGCTAGACAAAAAAGTCTTGGTAGGAAATGGATTGATCAATATGTATATGAAATGCGCTTGCCCCGAGGAAGCTAATTTAGTATTTGAAGGATTAGGTACTAGGGATCTATTCTCATGGAATACAATGATTGCTGGGTATGGGATGCTTGGACTTGGTGACACTGCTTTAAAGTTCTTTTATAACATGATCAACATAGGATTTAAACCTGATAAGGTTACATTTGTTGCTGTTCTTTCTGCATGTAGTCATGCAGGTCTTGTTGCAGAGGGTCGCAAGCTTTTCGACCAGATGGTTAGGGATTTTCGAATTGAATCTCAGATGGAACACTATGCTTGCGTGGTTGATCTGCTTGGCCGTGCTGGCTTAGTACTGGAAGCAATTGACTTTGTGAAAAACATGCCAATTGAACCGAATGCATGTGTTTGGGGAGCTCtattgaactcttgtaaaatgTATAAAAATACAGATGCTGCAGAAGAGACTGCTGCTCAAATTTTTGGTCTTGAACCTGAGATGACTGGGAGTTACATGTTGATATCTAATTTATATGCTGCACAGGGAAGATGGGAGGACTCTGCTAAAGTAAGACACTCAGCAAAGACAGTGGGGCTGAAGAAAAGCCCTGGACGGAGTTGGATTGAGGTGAAGAAGAAAGTGCATGCATTCTTAGCTGGAGAAGCTTTAGACTCGGGGATGGAGGAAATATATAGGGTACTGGATTATTTAAGTCTTCAAATGGAGATGGAGAGTTATGCATTATGCCAGAAGTCCACGTCTCAGTTAGCACTCGAAGAAGAATGTGTGGCAAATATTTGA